The Strongyloides ratti genome assembly S_ratti_ED321, scaffold srae_scaffold0000005 genome window below encodes:
- a CDS encoding Zinc finger, CCHC-type domain and Ribonuclease H-like domain-containing protein, which translates to MQNKVEDSPVVFKAFGEKLKPSGIMCFRCGKPGHIKRNCRVKLSAQVISEDKERYGFAVDNGPNFKLKGIYIDSECTEHMITYESLLTNLLPAKRIKITFANNQTETLDSAGWLNLGELILKNCHYHKSGVSNLLSSGLLDDLGLTRYSDKGLVGISDGCVFIPIRIVNRLYEVLVDKAYKIGVNASIVDSGNSMTKLWHFRLGLPNRFALKDTANVDLVEKCEVCCSQKIKKILYKRSTVSTASLQLLFADIGFPKCGKGMEDYSCYLIVVDDFSKIICVRPLKNKSALTVKDALEDVLKNSSIQYTNIECLQPNTAERYNQTLKLCTSTLMYTMNIPVIYWPEIIVSAAYLRNRIRGPDGLSSLERAGLQLDIGNLKVIGCMVFVKNLDIDVTLINKFQVGILVGFDKSFVSYRIALIPQRKIIEYCSVTFFEDKNFLDAKKHVYEFRQSKCEDDFFDDMKFYNDKLQPVSEIVSPQVVNDCIKETVVNSSKRKNDSIASRVTERRRQVNCMAIVDISEKEALMDNK; encoded by the exons ATGCAAAACAAAGTGGAAGATTCACCTGTTGTTTTCAAGGCGTTTggtgaaaaattaaaacctAGTGGTATAATGTGTTTTAGATGTGGCAAACCAGGACATATTAAACGTAATTGTCGAGTAAAATTATCAGCTCAAGTTATTAGTGAAGATAAAGAAAGGTATGGTTTTGCAGTTGATAATGGTCCAAATTTTAAACTGAAGGGTATTTATATAGACTCTGAATGCACGGAACATATGATTACATATGAAAGTCTACTAACTAATCTATTACCAgctaaaagaattaaaattacttttgcTAACAATCAAACTGAAACTCTTGACAGTGCTGGATGGTTAAATTTAGgtgaattaattttaaaaaattgtcatTATCATAAATCTGGTGTTTCAAATCTTCTGAGCAGTGGCTTACTAGATGATTTAGGTTTGACACGTTACTCTGATAAAGGTTTGGTTGGTATTTCTGATGGTTGTGTCTTTATTCCAATTAGAATAGTTAATAGACTATATGAAGTATTGGTAGATAAGGCGTATAAGATTGGTGTTAATGCAAGTATTGTTGATTCTGGTAATTCTATGACGAAATTATGGCATTTTAGATTAGGTCTTCCAAACAGATTTGCACTTAAAGATACAGCAAATGTTGATCTTGTAGAGAAATGTGAAGTATGTTGTtcacaaaaaattaaaaagattctTTATAAAAGGAGTACAGTTTCTACAGCCTCACTTCAACTTTTATTTGCTGATATTGGATTTCCTAAATGTGGTAAAGGTATGGAAGACTATAGTTGTTATCTTATAGTTGTGGatgatttttcaaaaattatttgtgtACGTCCACTTAAGAATAAATCAGCTTTAACAGTAAAAGATGCTTTAGAAGATGTTTTA aaaaatagttCAATTCAATACACAAATATTGAATGTCTTCAGCCGAATACAGCTGAAAGGTATAATCAAACATTAAAACTATGCACTTCAACGCTGATGTATACTATGAATATACCTGTTATTTATTGGCCGGAAATTATAGTGAGTGCGGCGTATCTTCGTAATCGTATAAGAGGTCCTGATGGTTTATCTTCTCTTGAAAGAGCAGGGTTACAATTAGATATTGgcaatttaaaagttattggCTGTATGGTGTTTGTTAAAAATCTTGATATTGATGTTACtttgattaataaatttcaaGTGGGCATTTTAGTAGGATTTGATAAAAGTTTTGTCTCTTATCGTATTGCGTTAATACCTCAACgtaaaattattgaatattGTAGTGTAACCTTTTTTGAagataaaaactttttagaTGCAAAGAAACATGTATATGAATTTAGACAATCTAAATGTGAAGATGACTTCTTTGATGATATGAAATTCTATAACGACAAATTACAACCAGTTTCAGAAATAGTATCTCCACAAGTTGTTAATGATTGTATAAAAGAAACTGTTGTTAACAGtagtaaaagaaaaaatgataGTATTGCTTCAAGAGTTACAGAAAGAAGAAGACAAGTTAATTGTATGGCTATAGTTGACATATCAGAGAAAGAAGCTCTGATGGATAATAAATAG
- a CDS encoding PiggyBac transposable element-derived protein 4: MKKFSTSYTPERDLSIDESLMLFKGRLSWVQYIPLKRARFGVKLFVLAEAESGYIHNTIVCTGKSTIFDQKYENYGVATKSVMTLVEPFLGKGYYVIADNFYLSPELADFLIKNITDIYRTLRPNRRNLPEDFKNVTLKKGEIAAFQRGKITVMKWRDKKYVSFLSSIHTANCSETAKKVIKPAVVIDYNWKIGGVDRADQALVCYLTTQKRQKRYYVTIFRHLLDMAI, encoded by the coding sequence ATGAAGAAATTTTCAACTTCCTATACGCCCGAAAGAGATCTGAGTATTGATGAAAGTTTGATGCTCTTCAAGGGCAGGCTATCGTGGGTACAATACATACCATTGAAAAGAGCTCGTTTTGGTGTAAAACTGTTTGTACTTGCTGAAGCAGAGTCAGGATACATTCATAATACAATTGTATGCACAGGGAAGAGTACAATCTTTGATCAAAAGTATGAAAACTATGGAGTCGCTACAAAATCAGTGATGACACTTGTGGAACCTTTTTTGGGAAAAGGTTATTATGTAATTGCAgacaatttttatctttcaCCAGAATTGGCTGACTTTCTAATCAAAAATATCACTGACATATATAGAACTCTTCGTCCTAATCGACGTAATTTGCCGGAAGACTTCAAGAATGTTACTTTGAAGAAAGGTGAAATTGCCGCTTTCCAAAGAGGCAAAATTACCGTAATGAAATGGCgggataaaaaatatgtatcaTTTCTTAGTTCTATCCACACAGCAAACTGCTCTGAAACGgctaaaaaagttataaaaccGGCTGTCGTCATTGATTATAACTGGAAAATAGGTGGAGTAGATAGAGCGGATCAGGCTTTAGTTTGCTATCTAACAACTCAAAAAAGACAGAAGAGATATTATGTGACAATATTTCGCCATCTGTTAGACATGGCTATTTGA
- a CDS encoding Integrase, catalytic core domain and Ribonuclease H-like domain-containing protein has product MLYPSYSTSSKNVGQVYLHFTNILGRPRILKADNAQTFDSKCFKENIILNEELKLGAPYYSKSQSLVERLFGTVNRILMKIDEDKENEPMYYTKSCENIMAVLNSSVHYEKGEQWIPRQRFYYYPKTIR; this is encoded by the coding sequence ATGTTATATCCCAGTTATTCCACAAGTTCAAAGAATGTAGGCCAAGTATACCTACATTTCACTAATATCTTGGGGAGACCTAGAATACTGAAAGCGGATAACGCACAAACATTTGATTCTAAATGTTTCAAAGAAAACATCATCTTAAATGAGGAATTAAAACTCGGAGCACCATATTATTCAAAATCGCAATCTTTAGTTGAAAGACTTTTCGGGACAGTCAACCGAATCCTTATGAAAATAGACGaagataaagaaaatgaacCAATGTATTATACAAAGTCATGTGAAAACATAATGGCAGTATTGAATTCCAGTGTTCATTATGAAAAAGGTGAACAATGGATACCTAGACAAAGATTTTACTACTACCCAAAGACAATCAGGTGA
- a CDS encoding Retrotransposon-like protein 1, with product MSWQINAYCLTNEFNLNINNTPTNCLLDSGANVSLISSNYCKHSNLKIQLTHVNIKDASNNPMHIDAKITLTLDGEPFTVFVAKDLIYDMIVETDIIMKSHLIFEKFTTLLRPAVNAVNFNDTLENLIKQNEKAFSKITHQLGKRPTPLALREIVKKKIDEMLLHKIIWSSNSPWSAPLQIVAKGEKDVRLCVNYRKLNRIIKLDAYSLPNMQLFLQNLHDRTVFSNIDLTKRYWQVGLTEESKQYTAFSCDLGLF from the exons ATGAGTTGGCAAATTAATGCATATTGTTTAACAAATGAAT ttaatttaaatattaataacacACCGACTAATTGTTTATTAGATAGTGGTGCAAATGTTAGTTTAATTAGTAGTAATTATTGTAAACATTCCAATCTTAAGATCCAACTTACTCACGTTAACATTAAAGATGCTTCTAACAACCCAATGCATATTGACGCAAAAATAACATTGACGTTAGATGGCGAACCTTTTACGGTATTTGTAGCTAAAGATCTTATTTATGATATGATAGTAGAGACtgatataataatgaaatcacatttaatttttgaaaaattcaCGACGTTACTAAGACCTGCAGTTAACGcagtaaattttaatgatacaCTAGAAAACttgataaaacaaaatgaGAAAGCATTCTCCA AGATCACTCACCAATTAGGAAAAAGACCAACACCATTAGCACTAAGAGaaatagtaaaaaagaaaatagatGAAATGTTGctacataaaataatttggtCATCTAATTCACCTTGGAGCGCTCCACTACAAATAGTAGCAAAAGGTGAGAAAGACGTTCGACTATGCGTAAATTATCGAAAACTGAATAGAATTATTAAGTTAGATGCATATAGTTTACCAAATATGCAACTCTTTTTACAAAATCTCCATGATAGAACAGTATTCTCCAACATAGACTTGACTAAAAGATACTGGCAAGTAGGTTTAACTGAAGAAAGTAAACAATATACAGCTTTTAGTTGTGATTTAggacttttttaa
- a CDS encoding Integrase, catalytic core domain and Ribonuclease H-like domain-containing protein: MKDPLCVNLQTELENFKSKTVQELKELCLYKSLTKDLIILIMLDEYSQHDRHKEVINLVLGLTTNIVESTGNPKDAYYNSSTLCNCNSKKMASTTITETLTFNSKTMSFNKWISLLETEFMIKNVTTDEAKLAWLQLKLGIENLQLLTTIMISNTYEQYKKIIQGKFPVELSEQELLVQYGSYRVNLTKDGLKDLQTITLKTFRDRPESIQVSEMCSKLMLAARTDLQRYVIESAKSSSLSQAIEQISKTVPDRIKHVSNDRCKFCNFPGHSEEQCQRKAAGLEKKDYFSIKQQRPQEEKNTETLYSHNLILDTSNTVDDDTLSPGEFNDAYLNTVNNINDELEFENELPVTNMELASSVCFINQAKVLLDVGANVNVLNISTVQKLQIFDTTVKRKILSWKTVTPKEITVTKNIPYDLIMNIQTCGLLGISIDTANKNITINDPLKKEILKLYPKAVVSKSNPLGKCILTAPPLMFKDLEMPKLKEIDEMISLDVCQLNYNYKYIVPIRVVNKDSTQLRICHDFREINKKMYTDFYFINLKKSTFFDVKCIFLGYKVSPRKISPNPQLIQALKDFHTPKTPYQLRAFRGLFNFLAHNISDSAKLSTHLNEFIESLPKSRKEIPIPLDVQKDIAAMRDNALAHSATPTYYELKSISRSLTFFSPLIQYNRIHVFTDHKNLLRIIMDGSLSIYQKYIFNIYNFNCVIKFVEGHNNFVTDALSRLPLNEGQYTVNCISKKEEMNIEDLYQSFHVNTRHLLLVKIKESLMQAIIKNHLRLRVAKRILKQVASKMSECQTCKENNLIPRKKGNDDKFNVTKPMELLCLDLFKYQNTHILCIVDRYSKYNFFIELKSTTGDQIVKAIKTKIVDIYGLPQRLRSDNARNLIEGQ, encoded by the exons ATGAAAGACCCACTATGTGTGAACCTTCAAACGGAACTGGAGAATTTCAAATCCAAAACAGTACAAGAACTTAAAGAACTTTGTCTCTACAAGTCATTAACCAAAGATCTTATCATTCTTATCATGCTAGATGAATATTCTCAACATGACAGACATAAAGAGGTTATAAATTTAGTGCTAGGTCTTACAACGAATATAGTTGAATCTACAGGTAATCCCAAAGATGCATATTATAATTCTTCAACATTGTGTAATTGTAACAGCAAAAAAATGGCTAGTACTACCATCACAGAAACTCTAACATTTAATTCAAAAACAATGTCTTTCAACAAGTGGATATCTCTTTTGGAAACAGaatttatgattaaaaatgtGACTACGGATGAAGCTAAACTTGCATGGCTGCAATTAAAACTAGGAATTGAAAACTTGCAATTATTAACAACAATCATGATTTCCAATACTTAtgaacaatataaaaaaatcatacaGGGCAAATTTCCAGTAGAATTAAGTGAACAAGAACTTCTTGTACAATATGGATCTTATCGTGTTAATCTTACTAAGGATGGATTAAAAGACTTGCAAACCATAACATTAAAAACTTTTCGTGACAGACCTGAGTCTATTCAAGTATCAGAAATGTGTTCAAAGTTAATGTTAGCTGCCAGAACAGATCTACAGCGTTATGTAATTGAATCAGCAAAGTCATCATCTCTTTCTCAAGCTATTGAACAAATCTCAAAAACAGTTCCTGATAGAATCAAACATGTATCGAATGATCGTTGTAAGTTCTGCAATTTTCCTGGTCACTCGGAAGAACAATGCCAACGTAAAGCTGCAGGATTGGAAAAGAAAGACTACTTTTCCATCAAGCAACAGAGAC CCcaggaagaaaaaaatactGAAACTTTGTATTCTCATAATCTCATTCTTGATACTTCAAATACAGTAGATGACGACACATTATCACCAGGTGAGTTTAATGATGCATATTTGAATACTGTCAATAACATCAATGATGAACTTGAATTTGAGAATGAACTTCCTGTAACCAATATGGAATTAGCATCTTCAGTTTGTTTTATCAATCAAGCCAAAGTTCTTCTGGATGTCGGTGCAAATGTTAATGTTCTCAATATCTCAACGGTCCAGAAACTACAAATATTTGATACTACAGTTAAAAGAAAGATATTATCAT GGAAAACTGTTACACCAAAAGAAATTACTGTTACCAAAAATATACCTTATGATTTAATTATGAACATACAAACTTGTGGTCTTCTAGGAATATCAATTGATACggctaataaaaatattaccatTAATGAtccattaaaaaaagaaatattgaaattataTCCAAAAGCAGTGGTTAGTAAATCCAATCCTTTAGGTAAATGCATTCTCACAGCTCCACCACTTATGTTCAAAGATCTTGAGATGCCCAAGTTA AAAGAAATTGATGAAATGATAAGCCTTGATGTATGCCAACTTAACTACAATTATAAGTACATTGTACCTATTCGTGTTGTTAATAAAGATTCTACACAATTACGTATTTGTCATGATTTTcgtgaaataaataaaaaaatgtacacTGACTTCTACT ttattaatttaaaaaaatcaacattttttgatgtaaaatgtatatttctTGGTTATAAAGTTTCCCCTAGAAAGATCTCACCTAATCCTCAGCTTATTCAGGCattaaaagattttcatACACCAAAAACTCCATATCAATTGCGTGCCTTTCGTGGTCTCTTTAATTTTCTTGCCCACAACATCTCAGATAGTGCCAAATTATCCACTCATTTGAATGAGTTTATTGAATCTCTACCAAAAAGCAGAAAAGAAATTCCTATACCATTAGATGTTCAGAAAGACATAGCAGCTATGAGAGACA ATGCCTTAGCGCATTCTGCAACTCCAACTTATTATGAACTTAAATCTATCAGCCGTTCCCTCACCTTTTTCTCACCCCTTATACAATACAACCGTATTCATGTTTTTACAGATCATAAGAATCTTTTACGTATTATCATGGATGGATCTCTTTccatttatcaaaaatacaTTTTCAACATTTACAACTTCAATTgtgttataaaatttgttgaaGGTCACAACAACTTTGTAACAGATGCTCTCAGTCGTTTACCTCTAAATGAGGGTCAATATACAGTAAACTGCATCTCTAAGAAAGAAGAAATGAACATTGAAGACTTATATCAATCTTTTCATGTTAATACCAGACATTTATTACTTgtcaaaataaaagaatcaTTAATGCAAGCAATTATCAAGAATCATCTAAGATTACGGGTGgctaaaagaatattaaaacaagTGGCTTCAAAAATGAGTGAATGTCAAACATGTAAGGAAAACAATCTCATTCCACGTAAGAAAGGTAATGATGACAAATTCAATGTTACAAAACCTATGGAACTTCTGTGTCTTGACTTAttcaaatatcaaaatacCCATATCTTATGCATAGTCGACAGATATtccaaatataattttttcattgaaTTAAAGTCAACTACAGGAGATCAAATTGTCAAAGCAATCAAAACAAAAATAGTGGATATTTATGGACTCCCACAAAGATTAAGAAGTGATAATGCTAGAAATCTTATAGAAGGCCAGTAG
- a CDS encoding DNA/RNA helicase, DEAD/DEAH box type, N-terminal domain and Helicase, superfamily 1/2, ATP-binding domain and P-loop containing nucleoside triphosphate hydrolase domain-containing protein, with the protein MLRCFYLVDNTKTGVLFVTGPIYTPYMGYAHITIAELNDVTIIILPTILLCNQCDEILKKSNVNHCIINSESSKEDKREILKLAIENTSKFSNQYNCIICTPDSFISDYCRNIISCIYKHDHLKRIIIDESHLVLHHGLSFRPNFMKLLSYLHTLKGTQILYSSATLSPNKAVSAKNGTFGGQRLSFGKNLHMAYLWLCKTSVTSIMSQCGHSSATVCSFLSYFC; encoded by the exons ATGTTACgatgtttttatttagtaGATAACACCAAGACTGGTGTTTTATTTGTCACTGGCCCTATTTATACCCCTTATATGGGTTACGCCCATATAACAATTGCGGAGTTAAATGATGTGACCATAATAATACTAccaacaatattattatgtaatCAATGtgatgaaatattaaaaaaaagtaatgttAATCACTGTATTATCAATTCAGAAAGCAGTAAAGAAGATAAAagagaaatattaaaattagcaATTGAAAATACTTCTAAATTTAGTAATCaatataattgtataataTGTACACCAGATTCATTTATCTCTGACTATTGCCGAAATATCATCAGTTGTATTTATAAGCATGATCAtctaaaaagaataattataGATGAAAGTCATTTAGTACTACATCATGGCCTATCCTTTAGGCCAAATTTCatgaaattattatcatatttacaTACACTTAAGGGAACTCAAATATTATACTCATCTGCAACATTATCTCcaaat AAAGCCGTAAGTGCCAAGAATGGAACTTTTGGTGGCCAACGACTTTCTTTTGGTAAGAATCTACACATGGCTTACCTATGGTTGTGTAAAACTTCGGTAACCTCAATAATGAGTCAATGTGGACACAGTAGTGCAACTGTTTGCTCATTTTTGAGCTATTTCTGCTAA
- a CDS encoding PiggyBac transposable element-derived protein 4: protein MSDSENSKLDDYFPSSSRSETSEYDIISDEEDSDCDYLQDTRCWTRLDVKNLPVPPPRFPFSGQPGIQKNITDVSNPLLFFKLFFDEELVLHIVTKTNRFANQYIKKHTSKEKSRTKLWHPTDSREIYVFLGIMILQGITVKPEIALYWSKNKLIETPIFGKFMSRNRFQLIMKFLHFSDNDNFDENSHPNPKHRKI, encoded by the coding sequence ATGTCTGATAGTGAGAACAGCAAGCTAGATGACTATTTTCCTTCATCTTCAAGATCAGAAACATCGGAATATGACATTATATCCGATGAAGAAGATTCCGATTGCGACTATTTGCAAGACACCCGGTGTTGGACACGATTggatgtaaaaaatttacctgTGCCGCCTCCACGCTTTCCATTTTCGGGACAGCCAGGAATACAGAAAAATATAACTGACGTTTCGAACCCACTTCtctttttcaaattattttttgatgagGAGCTGGTTCTCCATATTGTTACTAAAACTAATCGTTTTGCAAACCAATATATCAAGAAGCATACTAGCAAAGAGAAATCAAGAACAAAGTTGTGGCACCCAACCGATTCAAGAGAAATATACGTTTTTTTAGGTATAATGATTTTACAAGGGATAACTGTAAAACCTGAGATTGCACTTTACTGGTCTAAAAATAAACTGATTGAAACTCCAATTTTTGGGAAATTCATGAGTAGAAACCGGTTCCAGCTTATTATGAAGTTTCTGCACTTTTCAGATAACGATAATTTTGACGAAAATTCACATCCAAACCCAAAACATAGAAAAATATGA
- a CDS encoding Reverse transcriptase domain and Zinc finger,CCHC-type domain and Peptidase A2A, retrovirus, catalytic domain-containing protein — MEDLFKWELLRSFRNVSWLTKLTEYERYCKVAQLQIDALRLNADHKKRPLEFNKNEVRNNNQKENKKDNHEKGSGNKVKTFVCYVCGIEGHKANACPEKKTTQHKRVENETGGAIVQLPINLPNGEIKEITTYIDTGADRTLISEELAHSLIWGKESNNIKIWEHTVKYESFVCLNIKSKDTIFTVKAVVIPTHTMVFQNYAHILLGSESLRMGGRLVIDNQQKSCEMFGLTLKANIVTEEYEPTVTIRRQRRITMVDNTGQQLIEQSLEEVFAIYPKVVTNDSSALGSMKFTVKKIHFHKELPKIVKYTNTVQTNQLITKEVQQLIANGVLVPCTTPKFITNLVIVRNDGSEKIRVCGDFRRLNSAVSKIASYTPSQKVIISNLAEAKYFLQMDLLNEYHHVPLGTEIWDFFAVFTPLGIFKYTRLPFGFINARTLFGFAVTEVLKPVIDWLQHNGSISAITIYVDDIVASAQTLDELKDLAHHIFECFHREGCKLKQSKLHIGTSINFLSYTISNGTVVSQKDTLTKIQQYRIPSTLKQVRRWLAMIGYYAKHIKGLQLLLSFIAKLLRKDVPFYFDQKCIQAFHTINNTLGNAHILLIPRLESEFFLKLDSSFDGSKRFRLGKRPSSVTMLKLKGIVMALQHFGKFTSHITVFSDHKPVVGMIKHGKASELYQYLSFLEETGITVKYKKGSNMVVSDTLSCMHIRKTRKAPTSTERAVFVSTNKNKIIELVKQLHLKFCHLGIHKIKNLLEEYESEGKEIYSEYRKQANYCEACQRVNKHLKKYGSSRCETYNAMD; from the exons ATGGAAGATCTATTCAAATGGGAGTTATTAAGATCTTTTAGAAATGTATCATGGTTAACTAAGTTGACTGAATATGAGAGATATTGTAAAGTGGCTCAATTACAAATTGATGCTTTACGTCTAAATGCTGATCACAAGAAACGCCCGCTcgaatttaataaaaatgaagtaagaaataataatcaaaaagagaataaaaaagataatcaTGAAAAAGGAAGCGGAAACAAAGTAAAAACATTTGTTTGTTATGTGTGTGGTATAGAAGGTCATAAAGCCAATGCATGTCCAGAAAAGAAAACTACTCAACACAAAAGAGTGGAAAATGAGACAGGAGGAGCAATTGTGCAACTACCTATAAATTTACCAAATGGtgaaattaaagaaattacAACATATATTGATACAGGAGCAGACAGAACATTAATTTCGGAAGAACTTGCGCACAGTCTCATATGGGGAAAAgaatcaaataatataaagattTGGGAACATACAGTTAAATATGAAAGCTTCGTctgtttaaatataaagagTAAAGATACCATATTTACAGTGAAGGCTGTGGTCATTCCTACGCACACTATggtttttcaaaattatgcACATATTCTATTAGGATCTGAGAGTTTACGCATGGGTGGCAGATTGGTCATAGACAACCAACAAAAAAGTTGTGAAATGTTTGGGTTGACATTAAAAGCCAATATTGTTACTGAAGAATATGAACCCACAGTCACGATTAGAAGGCAACGTCGAATCACCATGGTTGATAATACGGGACAACAGTTGATAGAACAATCATTGGAGGAAGTATTTGCAATTTATCCAAAAGTAGTTACTAATGACTCTTCGGCATTAGGGTCCATGAAATTCacagttaaaaaaattcatttccATAAGGAGTTACCTAAGATTGTCAAATACACAAACACTGTTCAAACAAATCAACTAATAACAAAGGAAGTTCAACAATTGATTGCCAATGGGGTGCTGGTACCATGTACCACTCCTAAATTTATCACTAACTTGGTAATAGTGAGAAATGATGGATCGGAGAAAATACGAGTATGTGGCGATTTTCGGCGATTAAATTCGGCGGTAAGTAAAATAGCGTCATATACCCCATCCCAGAAAGTGATTATCAGTAATTTAGCAGAAgctaaatattttcttcaaatGGACCTGTTAAATGAATATCATCATGTACCATTAGGTACGGAAATTTGGGATTTCTTTGCAGTGTTCACACCATTaggtatatttaaatatactcGTTTACCATTTGGTTTCATAAATGCAAGAACGTTGTTTGGTTTTGCAGTCACTGAGGTATTAAAACCTGTAATAGATTGGTTACAACATAATGGATCAATATCAGCTATTACCATATATGTAGATGACATTGTTGCTAGTGCACAAACGTTGGATGAATTAAAAGATCTGGCTCATCACATCTTTGAATGTTTTCATAGAGAGGGATGCAAACTAAAACAATCCAAGTTGCACATAGGAacttcaattaattttttatcatacaCGATTTCAAATGGAACAGTAGTTTCGCAGAAAGATACTTTGACAAAAATTCAACAATATAGAATCCCATCAACGTTGAAACAAGTGCGCAGATGGTTGGCTATGATTGGTTATTATGCTAAACACATTAAAGGCTTACAATTGTTATTGTCATTTATAGCAAAATTACTACGAAAGGATGTaccattttattttgatcaGAAGTGTATACAGGCATTTCACACTATAAATAATACGTTAGGGAACGCTCACATATTACTAATCCCGAGATTGGAGAGTGAATTTTTCCTGAAATTGGACTCTAGTTTTGATGGT TCCAAACGTTTTCGCCTGGGAAAACGACCTTCTTCTGTAACTATGCTCAAGTTAAAAGGTATTGTCATGGCGCTTCAACATTTTGGAAAATTCACCAGTCATATTACAGTATTCAGTGATCATAAACCAGTGGTTGGGATGATTAAACATGGAAAAGCTTCTGAACTATACCAATATTTATCGTTTTTGGAGGAAACGGGTATAACCGTTAAATACAAGAAAGGTTCCAATATGGTTGTCAGTGATACCCTTTCGTGCATGCACATTCGCAAAACGCGGAAAGCACCCACATCTACGGAGCGGGCAGTATTTGTATCAAcaaataagaataaaataatagagTTGGTTAAAcaattacatttaaaattttgtcatCTTGGAATTCACAAAATAAAGAATCTGTTAGAAGAGTATGAAAGTGAGGGAAAAGAAATCTACAGTGAATATAGAAAACAAGCAAACTATTGCGAAGCATGCCAAAGAGTGAacaaacatttaaaaaaatatggaaGTAGTAGATGTGAGACATATAATGCTATGGATTAA
- a CDS encoding Retrotransposon-like protein 1: MQRRVIFVYLDDILVATKTTQEHLDVLKKVFQRIIQHKLKINEKKSNFAKDKLPFLKFDISAEGIQIDKIKQAKILKFEIPTYHTTLQSYLEYINYFKNFIHNCSVLLSQMYNVLTKKYLFAFTPEYAEGAVSGTNPFGIFKDASYKRIEACLMQLKDGHLRPIMFYSKSLQGAEKNYHITDLEALSLVSALNVLKTLYTIKKLKYIQITHH, encoded by the exons ATGCAACGTCGTGTAATATTCGTTTATTTAGATGATATCTTAGTAGCAACAAAGACTACCCAGGAACACCTGGacgtattaaaaaaagtatttcaGCGCATTATTCAACAcaaactaaaaattaatgaaaagaAATCCAATTTCGCCAAAGATAAACTCccgtttttaaaatttgatatatcaGCTGAAGGAATTCagatagataaaataaaacaggcaaaaattttaaaattcgaAATACCTACTTATCATACTACACTACAATCATACCTGGAATAcattaactattttaaaaatttcattcaTAATTGTTCTGTTTTATTATCACAAATGTATAAcgttttaacaaaaaaatatttatttgcaTTTACACCAGAAT ATGCAGAAGGTGCTGTTTCAGGTACAAACCCATTTGGTATATTTAAAGATGCAAGCTACAAACGTATAGAAGCATGTCTAATGCAACTAAAAGATGGCCACTTACGTCCCATCATGTTTTACAGTAAATCTTTACAAGGTgctgaaaaaaattatcacaTAACCGATTTAGAAGCTTTAAGCTTAGTTAGCGCATTAAAcgttttaaaaacattatataccataaaaaaattaaagtatataCAGATCACGCACCATTAG